In the genome of Triticum urartu cultivar G1812 chromosome 5, Tu2.1, whole genome shotgun sequence, one region contains:
- the LOC125510480 gene encoding rhomboid-like protein 15 isoform X2 — protein MRPNIITEAGVSTRLNQWWGSTPFITSGLTIICAAIYLVCLLVGYDSYAEICFLPSAVASHLQVYRFYTSVLFHGSLLHVLFNMLTFVPLGTELERIMGSVRLLFLMFLLATTNAIFHLIVAFLVDYNPLYHVSYLVDECSIGFSGVIFSMIVIETSLSGVQYRSVFGLFNVPAKWYAWILLILFQFLASNVSLLGHLSGILSGFAYTYGLFNYLLPGPSFYSSIEGLSMLSVCVRRPGFILCTGGTTYGQLPTHSNMSTPPSALINANFLRNISSWMPSRRTSTVQTSTNQEQEDPRFPGRGRTLASTGTEPTAREANANLHARHTAANAVRADATVTADQTDTFDEELKKLVAMGFERTQAEVALAAADGDPNVAIEILMSQQD, from the exons ATGCGCCCCAACATCATCACGGAG GCTGGGGTTTCAACTAGGCTGAACCAGTGGTGGGGCAGCACCCCATTCATTACTTCTGGCCTTACCATAATATGTGCGGCGATATATCTGGTGTGCCTGTTGGTTGGATATGACTCCTACGCCGAGATATGCTTCTTGCCTTCTGCAGTGGCCTCACATTTGCAAG TGTACAGGTTCTACACATCTGTTCTGTTTCATGGCTCTTTGCTTCATGTGCTATTCAACATGCTGACCTTTGTACCCTTGGGGACCGAGTTGGAGAGAATTATGGGATCAGTCCGTCTCTTGTTCCTGATGTTCCTTCTTGCAACAACCAATGCAATTTTCCATCTCATCGTCGCCTTCTTGGTGGATTATAATCCTTTATACCATGTCTCATATCTTGTGGATGAATGTTCGATTGGCTTTTCTGGAGTTATATTCTCAATGATAGTCATTGAGACAAGCCTGAGTGGAGTGCAATATCGAAG TGTCTTCGGTCTCTTCAATGTCCCTGCAAAATG GTATGCATGGATTTTGCTGATACTGTTTCAGTTTCTCGCTAGTAATGTTTCATTACTGGGGCACCTCTCTGGCATCTTGTCTGGATTTGCAT ACACTTATGGGTTGTTCAACTACTTGCTGCCTGGACCATCATTTTACTCTTCTATCGAAGGCTTGTCCATGCTA TCTGTTTGTGTTAGGCGTCCTGGCTTTATTCTCTGTACTGGAGGAACAACATATGGCCAGCTTCCTACACATTCTAACATGTCCACTCCACCCAG CGCTCTGATAAATGCAAATTTCTTGAGAAATATTTCGTCATGGATGCCAAGTAGGCGGACATCCACTGTTCAGACGTCTACTAATCAG GAACAAGAAGACCCGAGATTTCCAGGGAGAGGGCGGACGCTTGCTTCTACAGGAACTGAACCAACTGCAAGGGAGGCCAATGCAAATTTGCATGCTAG GCATACAGCAGCAAACGCTGTCAGAGCTGATGCAACAGTAACAGCTGACCAG ACTGATACATTTGATGAAGAGCTTAAGAAGTTGGTTGCGATGGGCTTTGAAAGG ACTCAGGCTGAAGTTGCTCTTGCCGCCGCGGACGGAGATCCAAACGTTGCCATTGAGATTCTCATGAGCCAGCAG GATTAG
- the LOC125510480 gene encoding rhomboid-like protein 15 isoform X1: MRPNIITEAGVSTRLNQWWGSTPFITSGLTIICAAIYLVCLLVGYDSYAEICFLPSAVASHLQVYRFYTSVLFHGSLLHVLFNMLTFVPLGTELERIMGSVRLLFLMFLLATTNAIFHLIVAFLVDYNPLYHVSYLVDECSIGFSGVIFSMIVIETSLSGVQYRSVFGLFNVPAKWYAWILLILFQFLASNVSLLGHLSGILSGFAYTYGLFNYLLPGPSFYSSIEGLSMLSVCVRRPGFILCTGGTTYGQLPTHSNMSTPPSALINANFLRNISSWMPSRRTSTVQTSTNQEQEDPRFPGRGRTLASTGTEPTAREANANLHARLLDNSTPSDLLTNSQHTAANAVRADATVTADQTDTFDEELKKLVAMGFERTQAEVALAAADGDPNVAIEILMSQQD, from the exons ATGCGCCCCAACATCATCACGGAG GCTGGGGTTTCAACTAGGCTGAACCAGTGGTGGGGCAGCACCCCATTCATTACTTCTGGCCTTACCATAATATGTGCGGCGATATATCTGGTGTGCCTGTTGGTTGGATATGACTCCTACGCCGAGATATGCTTCTTGCCTTCTGCAGTGGCCTCACATTTGCAAG TGTACAGGTTCTACACATCTGTTCTGTTTCATGGCTCTTTGCTTCATGTGCTATTCAACATGCTGACCTTTGTACCCTTGGGGACCGAGTTGGAGAGAATTATGGGATCAGTCCGTCTCTTGTTCCTGATGTTCCTTCTTGCAACAACCAATGCAATTTTCCATCTCATCGTCGCCTTCTTGGTGGATTATAATCCTTTATACCATGTCTCATATCTTGTGGATGAATGTTCGATTGGCTTTTCTGGAGTTATATTCTCAATGATAGTCATTGAGACAAGCCTGAGTGGAGTGCAATATCGAAG TGTCTTCGGTCTCTTCAATGTCCCTGCAAAATG GTATGCATGGATTTTGCTGATACTGTTTCAGTTTCTCGCTAGTAATGTTTCATTACTGGGGCACCTCTCTGGCATCTTGTCTGGATTTGCAT ACACTTATGGGTTGTTCAACTACTTGCTGCCTGGACCATCATTTTACTCTTCTATCGAAGGCTTGTCCATGCTA TCTGTTTGTGTTAGGCGTCCTGGCTTTATTCTCTGTACTGGAGGAACAACATATGGCCAGCTTCCTACACATTCTAACATGTCCACTCCACCCAG CGCTCTGATAAATGCAAATTTCTTGAGAAATATTTCGTCATGGATGCCAAGTAGGCGGACATCCACTGTTCAGACGTCTACTAATCAG GAACAAGAAGACCCGAGATTTCCAGGGAGAGGGCGGACGCTTGCTTCTACAGGAACTGAACCAACTGCAAGGGAGGCCAATGCAAATTTGCATGCTAGGTTGTTGGATAACTCAACCCCAAGCGACCTTCTAACAAATTCACA GCATACAGCAGCAAACGCTGTCAGAGCTGATGCAACAGTAACAGCTGACCAG ACTGATACATTTGATGAAGAGCTTAAGAAGTTGGTTGCGATGGGCTTTGAAAGG ACTCAGGCTGAAGTTGCTCTTGCCGCCGCGGACGGAGATCCAAACGTTGCCATTGAGATTCTCATGAGCCAGCAG GATTAG
- the LOC125510481 gene encoding glutamyl-tRNA(Gln) amidotransferase subunit C, chloroplastic/mitochondrial, producing MLSAAASAIPRLRWAAAPPGHASPRARWSLLRRRPLSSSPNVAPTAGPGPLEPPDLPRLAKSARISLSPQEAEEFAPKIQQVVDWFGQLQAVDLESIEPSLRADTAAGSSLREDKAEPFANRDAIIEALPSYDDPYIKVPNALTKE from the exons AtgctctccgccgccgcctctgccATTCCCAGGCTCCGCTGGGCTGCCGCGCCGCCGGGGCACGCCTCGCCGAGGGCCAGGTGGTCTCTGCTGCGGCGGCGCCCACTCTCCTCCTCCCCGAACGTAGCGCCCACCGCGGGGCCGGGGCCCCTGGAGCCGCCGGACCTTCCCCGCCTCGCCAAGTCTGCCCGCATATCTCTCTCGCCGCAAGAG GCCGAGGAGTTCGCGCCCAAGATTCAGCAGGTGGTGGACTG GTTTGGGCAACTTCAAGCGGTTGATCTTGAATCCATTGAGCCTTCACTTAGAGCTG ATACTGCAGCTGGTAGTTCTTTAAGAGAAGATAAGGCGGAACCATTTGCTAACAG AGATGCCATAATAGAAGCCCTTCCAAGTTATGATGATCCATACATCAAAGTGCCAAATGCACTGACCAaagaatga